In the genome of Paenibacillus sp. GP183, the window ATCACGAACCCATTTTCTTTAACACCGGACCATCATGTTTACGATGCTGAAGCTTTAATGGCCAAATACCGGATCTCGGGTGTACCGATTGTGAATGAGGAACATAAACTCGTGGGTATTTTGACGAATCGGGATTTGCGCTTTGTTCATGACTATTCGATCAAAATTAAAGAAGTGATGACTCATGATGAATTAGTCACGGCTCCAGTTGGGACAACGCTTCAACAAGCAGAGGGCATTTTGCAAAAGCATAAAATTGAAAAACTGCCTCTAGTCGATGAGAATAACGAGTTAAAAGGGCTAATAACGATTAAAGATATTGAAAAAGCGATCCAGTTCCCTAACGCGGCGAAAGACCCTCAGGGGCGTTTATTAGTGGGTGCAGCGGTTGGGGTATCCAAAGATGTCATGGAGCGCTCAGCCGCTCTGGTGAAGGCAGGAATCGATGTTATTGTCGTAGATTCCGCTCATGGCCATCATATTAACATTGCTGACACTGTAAGAAAACTCAGAAATCAATATCCGGAGCTGCCTATCATAGCAGGAAACGTAGCAACAGGAGACGGTACCCGTGATCTGATTGAAGCAGGCGCGTCCATGGTTAAAGTCGGTATTGGACCGGGTTCAATATGTACGACTAGGGTCATTGCCGGTATCGGTGTACCTCAAATTACGGCGATTTATGACTGTGCGGAAGTAGGAAGAGCCTATAATGTACCCATTATTGCGGACGGCGGGATCAAATATTCGGGTGATGTCGTAAAAGCTATTGCTGCTGGAGCGAGCGCTGTGATGATCGGCAGCCTTTTTGCAGGAACGGAAGAGAGCCCGGGTGAACAAGAGATTTTCCAAGGCCGCAGATTCAAGGTATATCGGGGCATGGGTTCGCTAGGTGCGATGAAAGACGGCAGTAAAGATCGTTATTTTCAAGAGAATGAAAGCAAGCTTGTTCCGGAAGGCATTGAAGGACGAGTCCCGTATAAAGGAGCTTTAGCTGATACGATCTACCAGCTGGTTGGTGGGTTGAGATCAGGCATGGGCTATTGCGGAGCTAGAACCGTTCAGGAACTTATACATGATACACAGTTTGTGCGCATCACGGGTGCCGGCCTTAGAGAGAGCCATCCGCATGACGTGCAAATCACCAAAGAATCCCCTAACTATTCATTATAAAATAAAGCAGTTCGAAATGAAGGCAGAGGAATGAACCTTTGTCTTCTTTTTTTTGTCTACTAGGGTGTGTTACAATGTTACGTGAAATAAAACAATTGGGAGAGTGAAGAAGTGAGAATGTCCGGTTTTTGCAAGAATAAAGTCGCTTTGGTGCTAGGAGTCAGTTTGTTGGTGCAAACTTCTCTTTTTCATATACAACCCTCTACGGTTCAGGCAGCAACGGGTGGAACAAAGGCTAATACGACGAGCGGGGCCAAGGCTACCCCGGTGCCATCACCGGCTGCAACCGCACCGGCTCCAACGACGGCTACGGATTTAAAGCTTGATGTAAAATCAGCTATTTTGATGGAAGCTACCACCGGACAAATACTCTATGAATATCAAGCGGATGTTCCTCTGCCCCCTGCCAGTATGACCAAAATGATGACAGAATATCTAGTATTGGAAAATATAGCTAATGGAAAAATAAAATGGGATGATATCGTAACGGCCAGTAAAAATGCAGCTGATGTTATCGGCTCTGGCCAGCTCATAGCAGAAGGTGAGAAACTAACGGTCAAGCAAATGTTCTCAGCCATGTCCATCTACTCGGCGAATGATGCTTCTGTTGCATTAGCTGAGCGAATTGGGGGCACTGAGGAAGGTTTTGCGAATATGATGAAT includes:
- the guaB gene encoding IMP dehydrogenase, which produces MREDKFGKEGLTFDDVLLVPRKSDVFGKEIDVTTVLSPNVKLNIPFISSAMDTVTEAALAIAIAREGGIGIIHKNMSIEQQAEEVDRVKRSESGVITNPFSLTPDHHVYDAEALMAKYRISGVPIVNEEHKLVGILTNRDLRFVHDYSIKIKEVMTHDELVTAPVGTTLQQAEGILQKHKIEKLPLVDENNELKGLITIKDIEKAIQFPNAAKDPQGRLLVGAAVGVSKDVMERSAALVKAGIDVIVVDSAHGHHINIADTVRKLRNQYPELPIIAGNVATGDGTRDLIEAGASMVKVGIGPGSICTTRVIAGIGVPQITAIYDCAEVGRAYNVPIIADGGIKYSGDVVKAIAAGASAVMIGSLFAGTEESPGEQEIFQGRRFKVYRGMGSLGAMKDGSKDRYFQENESKLVPEGIEGRVPYKGALADTIYQLVGGLRSGMGYCGARTVQELIHDTQFVRITGAGLRESHPHDVQITKESPNYSL